From the bacterium genome, one window contains:
- a CDS encoding FMN-binding negative transcriptional regulator, whose product MIHYDYYADIPREVLEAFVGEQEMGRLVTVGADGAPRIGLYPFAYDGDAVEIHLHRADAQLADLAARARCLFEVDEILATIPSYWVHPENAVMATAYHRTVIFECAAAVSLDGDALAAQQTRLLARYQPEGGFRAVAPDDPLYRGAIGVIAAVRLAITGAQVKFKLGQNRPPAVRAQVIEALRRRGRRNDARAADALAGTIDAGR is encoded by the coding sequence GTGATCCACTACGACTACTACGCCGACATCCCGCGCGAGGTGCTCGAGGCGTTCGTGGGCGAGCAGGAGATGGGACGCCTGGTGACGGTCGGCGCCGACGGCGCGCCGCGCATCGGGCTCTATCCGTTCGCCTACGACGGCGACGCCGTCGAGATCCATCTGCATCGCGCCGACGCGCAACTGGCGGACCTGGCGGCGCGGGCGCGCTGCCTGTTCGAGGTCGACGAGATCCTCGCCACCATCCCGTCGTACTGGGTGCATCCCGAGAACGCGGTGATGGCGACCGCCTATCACCGCACGGTGATCTTCGAGTGCGCGGCGGCGGTCTCGCTCGACGGCGACGCGCTGGCGGCGCAGCAGACGCGCCTTCTGGCGCGCTACCAGCCGGAGGGGGGCTTCCGCGCGGTCGCGCCCGACGATCCGCTCTACCGCGGCGCCATCGGGGTCATCGCCGCCGTGCGCCTCGCCATCACCGGCGCGCAGGTCAAGTTCAAGCTCGGCCAGAACCGGCCGCCGGCGGTGCGCGCCCAGGTGATCGAGGCGCTGCGGCGGCGCGGCCGTCGCAACGACGCCCGCGCCGCCGACGCGCTCGCCGGGACGATCGACGCCGGCAGGTAG
- a CDS encoding YaeQ family protein has product MATATVYAFDIQLSDVDRGVYEAVSLRAACQPSETAEYLLTRVLAYCLEYREGLAFTGGLAEPDEPALAVRDLTGALQTWIDIGTPDAARLHKASKAAARVVVYTHKDPAPWLRLLAEARIHRADALEIYAVDRALVAALRERLERRMTFALVVTDRHLYVTIDETSLAGVVTRLPLT; this is encoded by the coding sequence ATGGCGACCGCCACCGTCTACGCGTTCGACATCCAGCTCTCCGACGTCGATCGCGGCGTCTACGAGGCGGTGTCGCTGCGTGCCGCCTGCCAGCCGTCGGAAACCGCCGAGTACCTGCTGACGCGCGTCCTCGCCTACTGTCTCGAGTATCGCGAGGGCCTGGCGTTCACCGGCGGCCTCGCCGAGCCGGACGAACCGGCGCTGGCGGTGCGCGACCTCACCGGTGCGTTGCAGACCTGGATCGACATCGGCACGCCCGACGCGGCGCGCCTGCACAAAGCCAGCAAGGCAGCGGCGCGCGTGGTGGTGTACACGCACAAGGATCCGGCGCCGTGGCTGCGGCTGCTGGCCGAGGCGCGCATCCACCGCGCCGACGCGTTGGAGATCTACGCCGTCGACCGCGCGCTGGTGGCGGCACTCCGCGAGCGCCTCGAACGGCGGATGACGTTCGCGCTCGTGGTCACCGACCGCCACCTGTACGTCACCATCGACGAGACCTCGCTCGCCGGCGTCGTGACGCGGCTCCCACTCACCTGA
- a CDS encoding GFA family protein, with the protein MEIEGGCYCGAVRYQATGDALFSGQCHCRECQYISGGHPNVVMGMPEAGFAYTKGTPKQFRRDDLPRPVTREFCPECGTHLLARSPNLPGAVLLKVGSFDDPSRFPGPQMVIFTIDKQAFHHVPEGVPAFERAPG; encoded by the coding sequence ATGGAGATCGAGGGCGGATGCTACTGCGGCGCCGTGCGCTACCAGGCCACCGGCGACGCGCTGTTCAGCGGCCAGTGTCACTGCCGCGAGTGCCAGTACATCTCGGGCGGCCACCCGAACGTCGTCATGGGCATGCCGGAGGCCGGCTTCGCCTACACGAAGGGAACGCCGAAGCAGTTCCGCCGCGACGATCTGCCGCGCCCGGTGACGCGCGAGTTCTGCCCCGAGTGCGGCACGCACCTGCTCGCCAGGAGCCCGAACCTGCCCGGCGCGGTGCTGCTCAAGGTCGGCAGCTTCGACGATCCGAGCCGCTTCCCGGGCCCGCAGATGGTGATCTTCACCATCGACAAGCAGGCCTTCCACCACGTTCCCGAGGGCGTGCCGGCCTTCGAGCGCGCGCCCGGTTGA
- a CDS encoding NADH:flavin oxidoreductase gives MDAAAARARVFGPATLAGLALRNRVIKTATYEGMTPGGVPSPALTEHHRAIAAGGVGMTTVAYCAVSPNGRTFGEQMYLREAIVPALGELTAAVRGAGAASSLQLGHCGYFSKNRAMGRRPLGPSRTFNGYGAMAGMPFARAMTAADIATVVEEFGRAAELAMLAGFDAVELHLGHGYLLSQFLSPAINRRRDQWGGSLDNRMRLPLAVLARVREAVGPRVPIIAKTNLRDGFRGGLELDDAVGVAQRLEAAGVDAIELSGGFTSRTPFYLFRGQRPLREMIEVEKSPLQRQVLRWFGRRVIREYPFEELFFLEQARAVRAAVRVPLILLGGILSLDNLETAMREGFDFVAMGRALIADPDLIARMQRGEATRSRCISCNKCVAEMDRGGVRCVL, from the coding sequence ATGGATGCCGCCGCTGCTCGTGCCAGGGTGTTCGGTCCGGCGACGCTCGCCGGCCTGGCGCTGCGCAACCGGGTGATCAAGACCGCGACCTACGAGGGCATGACGCCGGGCGGCGTGCCGTCGCCGGCGCTGACCGAGCACCACCGCGCCATCGCCGCCGGGGGCGTCGGCATGACCACCGTCGCCTACTGCGCGGTGTCCCCGAACGGCCGCACCTTCGGCGAGCAGATGTACCTGCGCGAGGCGATCGTCCCGGCGCTCGGCGAGCTCACCGCCGCGGTGCGTGGCGCCGGCGCCGCCTCCTCGCTGCAGCTCGGCCACTGCGGCTACTTCAGCAAGAACCGCGCGATGGGCCGGCGGCCGCTGGGGCCGTCGCGCACCTTCAACGGCTACGGCGCCATGGCCGGCATGCCGTTCGCGCGGGCGATGACGGCGGCCGACATCGCCACCGTGGTCGAGGAGTTCGGACGCGCCGCGGAGCTGGCGATGCTGGCCGGCTTCGACGCCGTCGAGCTGCACCTCGGGCACGGCTACCTGCTCAGCCAGTTTCTCAGCCCGGCGATCAACCGCCGCCGCGACCAGTGGGGCGGCAGCCTCGACAACCGCATGCGGCTGCCGCTGGCCGTGTTGGCGCGGGTGCGCGAGGCGGTCGGTCCGCGGGTGCCGATCATCGCCAAGACCAACCTGCGCGATGGCTTCCGCGGCGGCCTCGAGCTCGACGACGCGGTCGGCGTCGCCCAGCGCCTGGAAGCGGCCGGCGTCGACGCCATCGAGCTGAGCGGCGGCTTCACCAGCCGGACGCCGTTCTACCTCTTCCGCGGCCAGCGGCCGCTGCGGGAGATGATCGAGGTCGAGAAGAGCCCCCTGCAGCGCCAGGTGCTGCGTTGGTTCGGCCGCCGCGTCATCCGCGAGTATCCGTTCGAGGAGCTGTTCTTCCTCGAGCAGGCGCGCGCCGTGCGCGCCGCCGTGCGGGTGCCGCTGATCCTGCTCGGCGGCATCCTCTCGCTCGACAATCTCGAGACGGCGATGCGCGAGGGCTTCGACTTCGTCGCCATGGGCCGCGCCCTGATCGCCGATCCCGACCTGATCGCCCGCATGCAGCGCGGCGAGGCGACCCGATCGCGCTGCATCTCCTGCAACAAGTGCGTC
- a CDS encoding GNAT family N-acetyltransferase, with amino-acid sequence MSAVVVRPYEPGDRAAVRRICHQTGFMGDPADWYWRHADSFADIWSGYYTDREPDSCFVAVRDEAVVGYLAGCVDSQRAPTTAKALGGAALRYGLFVRPGTARFLWRGVVDSLRQGAPRELAGDRRWPAHLHINLAPAGRGAGAGSALMTAWLRRLAALGSPGCHLGTMLENRRAVAFFQRHGFAAHGEPQLAPGMRTRSGERMHVLFMVRSLA; translated from the coding sequence TTGAGCGCCGTCGTCGTCCGCCCGTACGAGCCGGGCGACCGCGCCGCCGTGCGCCGGATCTGCCATCAGACCGGCTTCATGGGCGATCCCGCCGACTGGTACTGGCGCCACGCCGACAGCTTCGCCGACATCTGGTCGGGCTACTACACCGACCGCGAGCCGGACTCGTGCTTCGTCGCCGTGCGCGACGAGGCGGTGGTCGGCTATCTCGCCGGCTGTGTCGACAGCCAGCGGGCGCCGACGACCGCGAAGGCGCTGGGCGGCGCGGCGCTGCGCTACGGCCTGTTCGTGCGCCCCGGCACGGCGCGGTTCCTGTGGCGCGGCGTCGTCGACTCGCTGCGCCAGGGGGCGCCGCGCGAGCTGGCCGGCGATCGACGCTGGCCGGCGCACCTCCACATCAACCTCGCCCCGGCGGGGCGCGGCGCCGGCGCCGGCAGCGCGCTGATGACCGCCTGGCTGCGCCGCCTCGCCGCGCTCGGTTCGCCCGGCTGCCACCTCGGCACGATGCTGGAGAACCGCCGCGCCGTGGCCTTCTTCCAGCGCCACGGGTTCGCGGCCCATGGCGAGCCGCAGCTCGCTCCCGGCATGCGCACCCGTTCGGGCGAGCGCATGCACGTGCTGTTCATGGTCCGTTCGCTCGCCTGA
- a CDS encoding Fic family protein has product MRRGESGHYEVTSVGGEQVRAFVPAPLPPTPPLALDGGLQRALESAVLGLGRLDGVSSLLPDKSLFLYSYVRKEAVLSSQIEGTQSSLSDLLLFELEETPGVPLDDVVEVSNYVAALDFGLARLRENFPLSNRLIRDIHGVLLSRGRGGGKDPGAFRRSQNWIGGTRPGNAAFVPPPPNLVADCMGALEHFLHAADDHLPVLLRAGLAHVQFETIHPFLDGNGRVGRLLITFLLCHNGVLREPLLYLSLYFKQHRPEYYALLDQVRRDGDWEAWLGFFLEGVRQTADAAVSAAQRLSDLFRGDRGRIEPRGRRAGSALRVHDSLKTRPIVSMPQVCRQTGLSFPAASAAMDLLAELGIARELTGKRRNRLFAYDRYLAILNEGTGPPP; this is encoded by the coding sequence GTGCGGCGAGGCGAGAGCGGCCACTACGAGGTGACATCGGTGGGGGGAGAGCAGGTTCGGGCCTTCGTGCCCGCCCCGTTGCCCCCGACGCCGCCGCTTGCGCTCGACGGCGGGTTGCAGCGCGCGCTGGAGTCGGCGGTGCTCGGCCTCGGCCGGCTCGACGGGGTGTCGTCTCTCCTGCCCGACAAGTCGCTCTTTCTCTACTCGTACGTGCGCAAAGAGGCAGTGCTCTCGTCGCAGATCGAAGGCACGCAGTCGTCGCTCTCCGACCTGTTGTTGTTCGAGCTGGAGGAAACGCCCGGGGTGCCGCTCGACGACGTTGTCGAGGTGTCCAACTACGTCGCCGCGCTCGATTTCGGTCTCGCGCGCCTGCGGGAGAACTTTCCGCTCTCGAACCGGCTGATCCGCGACATCCACGGCGTGCTGCTGTCGCGCGGACGCGGCGGCGGCAAGGACCCTGGCGCGTTTCGCCGCTCGCAGAACTGGATCGGCGGCACGCGCCCCGGTAACGCGGCCTTCGTGCCACCGCCGCCGAATTTGGTCGCCGATTGCATGGGAGCGCTCGAACACTTCCTCCACGCCGCCGACGACCATCTACCGGTGTTGTTGCGGGCCGGGCTCGCGCACGTGCAGTTCGAAACGATCCACCCGTTTCTCGACGGCAACGGCCGCGTCGGCCGCCTGCTGATCACCTTCCTCCTCTGCCACAATGGCGTCCTGCGCGAGCCGCTGCTGTACCTCAGCCTGTACTTCAAGCAGCACCGCCCCGAGTACTACGCGCTGCTCGACCAGGTTCGCCGCGACGGCGACTGGGAGGCCTGGCTCGGGTTCTTTCTCGAGGGGGTTCGGCAGACGGCAGACGCCGCGGTGTCGGCGGCACAGCGACTCTCCGATCTGTTCCGCGGCGACCGCGGACGCATCGAGCCGCGCGGCCGGCGCGCCGGCTCGGCGCTGCGCGTCCATGATTCGCTCAAGACACGCCCCATCGTGTCGATGCCGCAGGTCTGCCGACAGACCGGCCTCTCCTTCCCCGCCGCCTCCGCGGCCATGGATTTGCTCGCTGAGCTGGGCATCGCCCGCGAGCTGACCGGCAAGCGGCGCAATCGACTGTTCGCCTACGATCGCTATCTGGCGATCCTGAACGAGGGGACGGGGCCGCCGCCATGA
- a CDS encoding family 1 glycosylhydrolase, translated as MKGNLGRGLLCVAVLLSAGCGNGGDHRAAATATAVATGTPPPTATATMPPSATPSPPPPATATVAASATATASASATATTTATVTAPPTPTETGSLVFGQPGAIAAPAGRGSFRFGAATAATQIEDQNPTTDWYLWTAPAPDGLGHDTFVGDAVQGYSRAIDDVELLRNLHLDSYRFSIEWARVEPRRDVIDESALAHYDAAIDALVAAGIRPNVTVHHFASPVWVDDPRHLDCPGGPTDANLCGWADPVGAEQIIAELAAHARLLAQRYGDRVDDWATFNEPVNYLLASYGIGQFPPGRTLLIADFGAVITVVRNVLRAHVAMYDAIKEADQIDADGDGVAANVGLTLNVAEWLPSHANAPSTRPEDIAAAERIRYVYHHVVPDSLLFGGFDADLDQVREESHPDWTGKLDWLGVQYYSRQGVSAEPPLIPVLNLMVCIGDLDFGTCVPPPDPTHWVPAMRYEYYEPGIYNVLTDFARRWPSLPLTVTESGLATENGTRRAEHVVRSLEQIHRALDEGVDVRGYYHWSLMDNFEWAQGFVPRFGLHRVDFATYARTPTEGATVLGEIAAARRIPAAMRARYGGLGPMSPEP; from the coding sequence ATGAAGGGGAACCTCGGACGCGGGCTTCTGTGCGTGGCCGTGCTGCTGTCGGCCGGCTGCGGGAATGGCGGCGATCATCGCGCCGCCGCCACCGCGACGGCGGTCGCAACCGGCACGCCGCCGCCGACGGCGACCGCGACCATGCCGCCGAGCGCGACGCCGTCACCCCCGCCGCCGGCCACCGCCACCGTCGCCGCGAGCGCGACGGCCACCGCCAGCGCGTCGGCCACGGCCACGACGACGGCGACGGTGACGGCTCCGCCGACGCCGACCGAGACGGGGTCCCTCGTGTTCGGGCAGCCCGGCGCGATCGCCGCGCCGGCCGGGCGTGGCAGCTTCCGCTTCGGCGCCGCCACCGCGGCGACGCAGATCGAGGACCAGAACCCGACCACCGACTGGTACCTGTGGACGGCGCCGGCGCCGGACGGCCTCGGCCACGACACCTTCGTCGGCGACGCGGTCCAGGGCTACTCGCGCGCCATCGACGACGTCGAGTTGCTGCGCAATCTGCACCTCGACTCCTACCGCTTCAGCATCGAATGGGCGCGCGTCGAACCGCGGCGCGACGTCATCGACGAGTCGGCGCTGGCGCATTACGACGCCGCGATCGACGCCCTGGTCGCTGCCGGCATCCGACCGAACGTCACCGTGCACCACTTCGCCAGCCCGGTGTGGGTCGACGATCCCCGCCATCTCGACTGTCCGGGCGGCCCGACCGACGCCAACCTGTGCGGCTGGGCCGATCCGGTCGGCGCCGAGCAGATCATCGCCGAGCTCGCCGCCCACGCCCGCCTGCTCGCCCAGCGCTACGGTGATCGCGTCGACGACTGGGCGACCTTCAACGAGCCGGTGAACTACCTGCTGGCGAGCTACGGCATCGGCCAGTTCCCGCCCGGCCGCACGCTGCTGATCGCCGACTTCGGCGCGGTGATCACGGTGGTGCGCAACGTCCTGCGGGCGCATGTCGCGATGTACGATGCCATCAAGGAGGCGGACCAGATCGACGCCGACGGCGACGGCGTCGCCGCCAACGTCGGCCTCACCCTGAACGTCGCTGAGTGGCTGCCGAGCCACGCCAACGCGCCGAGCACCCGCCCGGAGGACATCGCCGCCGCCGAGCGCATCCGGTACGTCTACCACCACGTCGTCCCCGACTCGCTGCTGTTCGGCGGCTTCGACGCCGATCTCGACCAGGTGCGCGAGGAGAGCCACCCCGACTGGACCGGGAAGCTCGACTGGCTCGGCGTCCAGTACTACAGCCGCCAGGGCGTCAGCGCCGAGCCGCCGCTGATTCCGGTGCTCAACCTCATGGTGTGCATCGGCGACCTCGACTTCGGCACCTGCGTGCCGCCGCCCGACCCGACGCACTGGGTCCCGGCCATGCGCTACGAGTACTACGAGCCCGGGATCTACAACGTCCTCACCGACTTCGCGCGGCGCTGGCCGTCGCTGCCGCTGACCGTCACCGAATCGGGCCTGGCGACCGAGAACGGCACCCGCCGCGCCGAGCACGTGGTGCGCTCGCTCGAGCAGATCCACCGCGCCCTCGACGAGGGCGTCGACGTGCGCGGCTACTACCACTGGAGCCTGATGGACAACTTCGAATGGGCGCAGGGGTTCGTGCCGCGCTTCGGCCTGCACCGCGTCGACTTCGCCACCTACGCGCGCACCCCCACCGAGGGCGCCACCGTGCTGGGCGAGATCGCCGCCGCCCGCCGCATTCCCGCCGCCATGCGGGCCCGGTACGGCGGCCTCGGCCCGATGTCGCCGGAGCCGTGA